A window from Sinanaerobacter sp. ZZT-01 encodes these proteins:
- a CDS encoding MT-A70 family methyltransferase, with protein sequence MRFSVLYVDPPWSYKVYSKKGQGRSAENHYHTMSAEDIFNLDVAGIADKDCVLFLWVTFPCLLAGLEAIERWGFTYKTLGFCWVKRCKKQQEKWFWGLGFWTRANPELCLIASRGKPKRLSKAVHCIVDTPVEYHSKKPDEVRRRIEQLMGDVPRAELFARQRYDGWVCLGDEINGLDIREAIQKVKEMEG encoded by the coding sequence ATGAGGTTTTCCGTTCTGTATGTAGACCCACCGTGGTCTTACAAGGTTTATTCCAAAAAGGGACAGGGTCGCAGCGCCGAAAACCACTACCATACCATGAGTGCCGAGGATATTTTCAACCTTGATGTGGCAGGAATTGCAGATAAGGACTGTGTGCTGTTTCTGTGGGTGACATTCCCATGCCTGCTGGCGGGGCTGGAAGCCATTGAGCGTTGGGGATTTACTTATAAGACCCTCGGCTTTTGCTGGGTAAAGCGGTGTAAAAAGCAGCAGGAAAAATGGTTTTGGGGACTGGGCTTCTGGACAAGAGCCAATCCCGAACTGTGTCTGATTGCATCAAGGGGCAAGCCGAAACGCCTATCCAAAGCGGTCCACTGCATTGTAGATACTCCGGTGGAGTATCACAGCAAAAAGCCGGACGAAGTGCGGCGCCGCATTGAGCAGCTCATGGGGGATGTTCCCCGTGCGGAACTGTTTGCAAGGCAGCGGTATGACGGCTGGGTGTGTCTTGGCGATGAAATCAACGGCCTTGATATACGGGA